In Tachysurus fulvidraco isolate hzauxx_2018 chromosome 1, HZAU_PFXX_2.0, whole genome shotgun sequence, a single window of DNA contains:
- the gal3st4 gene encoding galactose-3-O-sulfotransferase 4 isoform X2, whose translation MRWLGCYRLGPMWKVLLVFVVIAFAGQLLGVLFNKSWVQPERPRSLFSLSENGQGPPLGSCRPQTHIMFLKTHKTASSTILNMLYRFGEEQGLRFALPMGYQFGYPLPFIAQRVKGYRGPHVAEYDIMGNHMRFYKPEVDKVMPANTFYFSILRDPVALAESSYAYYKNVAPAFRRSKGLGDFADNPNKYYDPRLRNNHYARNLLWFDFGLDHNANYSLALAKRGEAAVRRNFKLILLSEYFDQSMVLLRHALCWPLDAVVSFSLNARQQISKSRSGWVGKAASPASLQLTEEQRQKLREWNALDWHLYQTFNSTFWGKVERFGQARMDTEVTLLRSRREILARICLRDGGRPIEASLIRDRAIRPFQSGLVKILGYELQPGLDNATRQACLRMIRPEIQYKDLLDLRQFPRAQQHPGAAGAGNALAVKKDSSLRRTGQQAGESLERDWDGTILVRNKSQVHVDIKGKLR comes from the exons ATGCGCTGGCTGGGATGCTATCGGCTCGGACCCATGTGGAAAGTGCTGCTGGTGTTTGTGGTCATCGCCTTTGCAGGCCAACTCCTGGGGGTCCTCTTTAATAAAAG CTGGGTGCAGCCTGAGCGGCCTCGgtctctgttctctctttcCGAGAATGGCCAAGGGCCTCCTCTGGGTTCCTGTAGGCCCCAAACTCACATCATGTTCCTGAAGACCCACAAGACAGCCAGCAGCACCATTCTCAACATGCTATACCGCTTTGGTGAGGAGCAGGGCCTGCGTTTTGCCCTCCCAATGGGCTACCAGTTTGGCTATCCACTCCCCTTTATAGCACAAAGGGTCAAAGGGTACAGGGGTCCCCATGTAGCCGAGTATGACATCATGGGAAACCACATGCGCTTTTATAAGCCAGAG GTTGATAAAGTTATGCCTGCAAATACTTTCTATTTCTCCATTTTACGAGACCCTGTGGCATTAGCCGAGTCATCCTACGCCTATTACAAAAATGTTGCCCCTGCCTTCCGACGTTCCAAGGGACTAGGCGACTTTGCAGATAACCCGAACAAATACTATGATCCCAGACTGCGCAATAACCACTATGCTCGCAACCTGCTATGGTTTGATTTTGGCCTTGATCACAATGCTAACTACTCCTTGGCTCTTGCAAAGCGTGGTGAAGCAGCAGTACGACGCAACTTTAAACTTATCCTTCTGTCTGAGTACTTTGACCAGTCCATGGTGCTGCTCCGACATGCTCTCTGCTGGCCTCTGGATGCTGTTGTGTCTTTTAGTCTAAATGCAAGACAGCAGATATCCAAGAGCAGGTCAGGCTGGGTGGGGAAGGCAGCTTCTCCAGCATCTTTGCAATTGACAGAAGAGCAGCGTCAGAAGCTGCGTGAATGGAACGCTCTGGACTGGCACCTGTACCAAACCTTTAACAGCACTTTCTGGGGTAAAGTTGAGAGATTCGGTCAAGCGAGGATGGACACTGAGGTGACCTTACTGCGGAGTAGACGTGAAATTCTGGCCCGCATATGCCTGCGTGATGGAGGTCGGCCGATTGAAGCTAGTCTCATTCGAGACAGGGCCATCCGTCCCTTCCAGAGTGGCCTGGTTAAGATTTTAGGGTATGAATTGCAGCCAGGTCTGGACAATGCCACTAGGCAAGCCTGTCTGCGTATGATTAGGCCAGAAATCCAGTACAAGGATCTGTTGGATCTTCGACAGTTTCCTCGTGCCCAACAACATCCAGGAGCAGCAGGGGCTGGAAACGCACTTGCTGTTAAGAAGGATTCGTCACTTCGTAGGACTGGACAGCAGGCCGGAGAATCATTAGAGAGGGATTGGGATGGAACCATACTGGTTCGTAATAAATCCCAAGTACATGTGGACATTAAGGGAAAACTGAGATAA
- the mblac1 gene encoding metallo-beta-lactamase domain-containing protein 1: MSVEFRIKKTECAEVSEVILGEPYCVSVLKHGYCISQADGSVRADGSITLITGPQTILVDTGGPWDRDFLLSKLKERGLSPADVSFVVGTHGHSDHVGNLNLFTRATVVVGCDVSQGDRYIPNMLAEGSPYPIDPYVSIIPTPGHTGRDVSVLVKGTVVGQVLVAGDLFECCTDEGSWRELSENPEVQDVSRQTALKTANVIIPGHGAPFRVFRDSGD; this comes from the exons ATGTCTGTGGAGTTTAGGATTAAGAAGACCGAGTGTGCGGAAGTCAGTGAGGTGATTTTGGGTGAGCcgtattgtgtgtctgtgctgaaaCATGGCTACTGCATCAGCCAGGCTGATGGCTCTGTTCGGGCAGACGGCAGCATTACCTTAATAACAGGACCACAAACTATACTGGTGGATACGGGAGGGCCATGGGACCGAGACTTTCTGCTCTCTAAACTGAAAGAAAGAGGATTGTCACCTGCTGATGTTAGTTTTGTGGTCGGTACACACGGTCACTCCGACCACGTGGGCAACTTAAACTTGTTTACAAGAGCAACAGTAGTCGTGGGGTGTGACGTCAGCCAGGGGGACAGATACATACCGAACATGCTGGCAGAGGGGTCACCCTACCCCATCGACCCATAT GTGTCCATCATCCCTACACCTGGCCATACAGGACGTGATGTCAGTGTTCTTGTTAAGGGAACAGTTGTGGGACAAGTTCTCGTGGCTGGGGACCTGTTTGAGTGTTGCACTGATGAAGGCTCATGGAGGGAGCTTAGCGAGAACCCAGAGGTGCAGGATGTTAGTCGGCAGACTGCTTTAAAGACTGCCAATGTGATCATTCCTGGACATGGAGCACCGTTCAGGGTGTTCAGGGATTCAGGAGACTGA
- the her8a gene encoding hairy-related 8a isoform X2 — translation MTASNLGNGPEKSFNAKEERKLRKPLIEKRRRERINSSLEQLKGIMVDAYNLDQSKLEKADVLEITVQHMEGLQRGLGPASQGASVAFESRQRYSSGYIQCMHEVHNLLLNCSGMDKSLGARLLNHLLKALPQISGESGATGSAATTSPLPLPTSPTHSPLALPSFQPRSLQLHTPPSPTSPPSPSSPHCSPGILLQREGAGMKPSPPRTPSPQPLAPTALPPTFPGGDPSMWRPW, via the exons ATGACTGCTTCAAACCTTGGCAATGGACCAGAAAAGAGCTTCAACGCCAAAGAGGAGCGTAAG CTTCGAAAGCCTCTGATAGAGAAGAGACGTAGAGAACGCATCAACTCAAGCCTGGAACAGCTGAAGGGTATTATGGTGGATGCCTACAATTTGGAT CAATCAAAACTGGAGAAGGCGGATGTTCTGGAGATAACTGTGCAACACATGGAGGGTCTTCAAAGGGGCCTTGGTCCAG CCAGTCAGGGAGCTAGTGTGGCTTTTGAATCTCGCCAACGATACAGTAGTGGTTATATCCAGTGTATGCATGAGGTGCATAATTTACTCCTCAACTGCTCTGGCATGGACAAATCACTGGGTGCTCGTCTTCTGAACCACCTGCTGAAGGCTCTGCCCCAAATCAGTGGAGAGAGCGGTGCCACGGGCAGTGCTGCCACCACcagtcctcttcctcttcccaCCTCGCCTACACATTCTCCACTGGCTCTTCCCTCCTTTCAACCCCGTTCTCTCCAACTACACACCCCTCCCTCTCCTACGAGCCCCCCCTCACCCAGCAGCCCCCACTGCTCTCCTGGAATCCTCTTGCAGAGAGAGGGGGCAGGCATGAAGCCCTCCCCACCTCGAACACCCTCCCCCCAACCTTTAGCCCCTACTGCCCTTCCCCCCACCTTCCCAGGGGGTGACCCTTCTATGTGGAGGCCATGGTGA
- the gal3st4 gene encoding galactose-3-O-sulfotransferase 4 isoform X1, protein MLFRLFARSRRMRWLGCYRLGPMWKVLLVFVVIAFAGQLLGVLFNKSWVQPERPRSLFSLSENGQGPPLGSCRPQTHIMFLKTHKTASSTILNMLYRFGEEQGLRFALPMGYQFGYPLPFIAQRVKGYRGPHVAEYDIMGNHMRFYKPEVDKVMPANTFYFSILRDPVALAESSYAYYKNVAPAFRRSKGLGDFADNPNKYYDPRLRNNHYARNLLWFDFGLDHNANYSLALAKRGEAAVRRNFKLILLSEYFDQSMVLLRHALCWPLDAVVSFSLNARQQISKSRSGWVGKAASPASLQLTEEQRQKLREWNALDWHLYQTFNSTFWGKVERFGQARMDTEVTLLRSRREILARICLRDGGRPIEASLIRDRAIRPFQSGLVKILGYELQPGLDNATRQACLRMIRPEIQYKDLLDLRQFPRAQQHPGAAGAGNALAVKKDSSLRRTGQQAGESLERDWDGTILVRNKSQVHVDIKGKLR, encoded by the exons ATGCTGTTCAGGCTCTTTGCGAG gaGTAGGAGGATGCGCTGGCTGGGATGCTATCGGCTCGGACCCATGTGGAAAGTGCTGCTGGTGTTTGTGGTCATCGCCTTTGCAGGCCAACTCCTGGGGGTCCTCTTTAATAAAAG CTGGGTGCAGCCTGAGCGGCCTCGgtctctgttctctctttcCGAGAATGGCCAAGGGCCTCCTCTGGGTTCCTGTAGGCCCCAAACTCACATCATGTTCCTGAAGACCCACAAGACAGCCAGCAGCACCATTCTCAACATGCTATACCGCTTTGGTGAGGAGCAGGGCCTGCGTTTTGCCCTCCCAATGGGCTACCAGTTTGGCTATCCACTCCCCTTTATAGCACAAAGGGTCAAAGGGTACAGGGGTCCCCATGTAGCCGAGTATGACATCATGGGAAACCACATGCGCTTTTATAAGCCAGAG GTTGATAAAGTTATGCCTGCAAATACTTTCTATTTCTCCATTTTACGAGACCCTGTGGCATTAGCCGAGTCATCCTACGCCTATTACAAAAATGTTGCCCCTGCCTTCCGACGTTCCAAGGGACTAGGCGACTTTGCAGATAACCCGAACAAATACTATGATCCCAGACTGCGCAATAACCACTATGCTCGCAACCTGCTATGGTTTGATTTTGGCCTTGATCACAATGCTAACTACTCCTTGGCTCTTGCAAAGCGTGGTGAAGCAGCAGTACGACGCAACTTTAAACTTATCCTTCTGTCTGAGTACTTTGACCAGTCCATGGTGCTGCTCCGACATGCTCTCTGCTGGCCTCTGGATGCTGTTGTGTCTTTTAGTCTAAATGCAAGACAGCAGATATCCAAGAGCAGGTCAGGCTGGGTGGGGAAGGCAGCTTCTCCAGCATCTTTGCAATTGACAGAAGAGCAGCGTCAGAAGCTGCGTGAATGGAACGCTCTGGACTGGCACCTGTACCAAACCTTTAACAGCACTTTCTGGGGTAAAGTTGAGAGATTCGGTCAAGCGAGGATGGACACTGAGGTGACCTTACTGCGGAGTAGACGTGAAATTCTGGCCCGCATATGCCTGCGTGATGGAGGTCGGCCGATTGAAGCTAGTCTCATTCGAGACAGGGCCATCCGTCCCTTCCAGAGTGGCCTGGTTAAGATTTTAGGGTATGAATTGCAGCCAGGTCTGGACAATGCCACTAGGCAAGCCTGTCTGCGTATGATTAGGCCAGAAATCCAGTACAAGGATCTGTTGGATCTTCGACAGTTTCCTCGTGCCCAACAACATCCAGGAGCAGCAGGGGCTGGAAACGCACTTGCTGTTAAGAAGGATTCGTCACTTCGTAGGACTGGACAGCAGGCCGGAGAATCATTAGAGAGGGATTGGGATGGAACCATACTGGTTCGTAATAAATCCCAAGTACATGTGGACATTAAGGGAAAACTGAGATAA
- the LOC113657637 gene encoding lysophosphatidic acid receptor 4 has product MSCNLTCQETEAVGCESQKNLIFVAVYSVVCITGITLNFMALTVFFCCTKSRSHTTVYMTNLAIADLLLVCTLPLRIHYHLGFEGLSQKVCEVAGVILLANMYGSILLLTCVSLDRCMAVCFPMSSRVREGRKKAPVVCLGIWMLTTGASMQSYLANTNANIRNETCFYSVPKYAFKLSTLTSSLTIGFGIPLIIMVLCSFGLVHAVTKSTAAQMSGLIDNCKIQRMVSINLAIFLCCFLPYHVMLVVIYSYNNKIIPCPVLSAYYYTLMVTCLNAILDPLAYYFTTETFRKNVEIDTVRRMLPMKNVSSDGNTRSRAPVSTA; this is encoded by the coding sequence ATGTCATGTAACTTAACATGTCAGGAGACCGAAGCTGTGGGGTGTGAGTCTCAGAAAAACCTTATTTTTGTTGCGGTCTATAGTGTGGTCTGTATAACCGGGATCACTCTCAACTTCATGGcacttacagtttttttttgctgcacgAAGTCACGctcacacaccactgtatacaTGACCAATCTTGCTATAGCAGATCTCCTTCTGGTTTGTACTCTACCATTACGAATCCACTACCATTTGGGATTTGAAGGCCTGTCACAAAAGGTCTGTGAAGTTGCTGGTGTTATACTGTTAGCCAACATGTATGGAAGCATCTTGCTCCTTACATGTGTTAGCCTTGACCGCTGCATGGCTGTCTGCTTTCCTATGTCATCTCGAGTGCGTGAAGGCCGCAAAAAGGCACCAGTAGTTTGCCTGGGGATTTGGATGCTAACAACCGGAGCCAGTATGCAGAGTTACCTAGCTAACACAAATGCAAACATAAGAAATGAAACATGTTTTTATAGTGTTCCAAAATATGCTTTCAAGCTTTCTACGCTAACCTCCTCACTGACAATAGGATTTGGGATACCGCTGATCATCATGGTTCTCTGTTCATTTGGGTTAGTGCATGCTGTCACCAAAAGCACTGCAGCCCAGATGTCTGGCTTAATTGACAACTGCAAAATCCAGAGGATGGTAAGCATTAACCTGGCCATATTTCTGTGCTGCTTTCTGCCATATCATGTCATGCTGGTGGTGATTTACTCCTACAATAACAAAATTATACCATGCCCAGTGTTGTCTGCCTACTACTATACTTTGATGGTAACTTGTCTGAATGCCATTCTGGACCCCTTGGCTTACTATTTTACCACAGAGACTTTCCGCAAAAACGTTGAAATAGATACGGTTCGGAGAATGTTACCCATGAAAAATGTAAGCTCTGATGGAAACACCCGCTCCAGAGCACCTGTCAGTACAGCTTAA
- the her8a gene encoding hairy-related 8a isoform X1: MTASNLGNGPEKSFNAKEERKLRKPLIEKRRRERINSSLEQLKGIMVDAYNLDQSKLEKADVLEITVQHMEGLQRGLGPAASQGASVAFESRQRYSSGYIQCMHEVHNLLLNCSGMDKSLGARLLNHLLKALPQISGESGATGSAATTSPLPLPTSPTHSPLALPSFQPRSLQLHTPPSPTSPPSPSSPHCSPGILLQREGAGMKPSPPRTPSPQPLAPTALPPTFPGGDPSMWRPW, encoded by the exons ATGACTGCTTCAAACCTTGGCAATGGACCAGAAAAGAGCTTCAACGCCAAAGAGGAGCGTAAG CTTCGAAAGCCTCTGATAGAGAAGAGACGTAGAGAACGCATCAACTCAAGCCTGGAACAGCTGAAGGGTATTATGGTGGATGCCTACAATTTGGAT CAATCAAAACTGGAGAAGGCGGATGTTCTGGAGATAACTGTGCAACACATGGAGGGTCTTCAAAGGGGCCTTGGTCCAG cagCCAGTCAGGGAGCTAGTGTGGCTTTTGAATCTCGCCAACGATACAGTAGTGGTTATATCCAGTGTATGCATGAGGTGCATAATTTACTCCTCAACTGCTCTGGCATGGACAAATCACTGGGTGCTCGTCTTCTGAACCACCTGCTGAAGGCTCTGCCCCAAATCAGTGGAGAGAGCGGTGCCACGGGCAGTGCTGCCACCACcagtcctcttcctcttcccaCCTCGCCTACACATTCTCCACTGGCTCTTCCCTCCTTTCAACCCCGTTCTCTCCAACTACACACCCCTCCCTCTCCTACGAGCCCCCCCTCACCCAGCAGCCCCCACTGCTCTCCTGGAATCCTCTTGCAGAGAGAGGGGGCAGGCATGAAGCCCTCCCCACCTCGAACACCCTCCCCCCAACCTTTAGCCCCTACTGCCCTTCCCCCCACCTTCCCAGGGGGTGACCCTTCTATGTGGAGGCCATGGTGA